Part of the Lolium rigidum isolate FL_2022 chromosome 6, APGP_CSIRO_Lrig_0.1, whole genome shotgun sequence genome, TTACAAAATGTCTCACGGATACAATCCGGAGCACCACACAGAGCAAATAAAAAACTCATTGAATTTAGCTAAGTTATGAGCTAAGTTAGATTTCCTTATTAGGTTGTCATGTAGCAGTTGAATTGTGGGAAGACAAGTTTTCTTTGATGGTAGCATAAGAATTCTTTACCAGGTATAACTTATTGCTTTTTATCCTACAAAATTTACATTACAAAATTCTTATATGAATAATTCTTACGGGATATGTTCGTATAAATCAAGCAATTTGTATTAGAATTTTTCATGGGATTTAAATTatacacaattttttttattacaTATCCTACGGATAAAGGAGGCCTAAACGGTTATGTTCATGTTCATGTTCATGTGgccaaagattttggatccaacaCCCAAACCACTAAGGACGTGCTTGGTTTTTTTGGAATATTgctaatccaaaaaaaaaatcgcgaaaacgcaaaagatttgcgtttcgatgcattgatagatagaaAGAAGATTATATGTACATATCCACGAAGGGACGAACACCCCGcactacaactcgacccaaggAAGGAGACCTAGTCTAGGGGAGGATTTGGCGGACACCCGGGGCTCCCGCGTTCGCCCATTGTTGCGCCTCGGTCTTGATGTCGTTGAGCAGGGAAGGTACCGAAGGCTGTGCGTTGTCAAAGATCGCATTATTCCGGTGCTTTCAGATCCACCACGCCGTAGCATGATTATCGACGATATACCTTTGCGCAACTTTGGTTGAGCTATTGTGGTTAGCTAATCCAAAATTTAGCTAGCTAATATTTTGGTTGAGCTATTTCTTGCCTATAAGTCAGCTAATATTCCCTAAGAAAATAAACAATTTGGTACTGGCATGACCAAAAATTGGCTACTATCTAAAAAAGAACCAATATTTTCTGTCATCACCAAAAAATTGATAGGTACACCTTGATAACAATGCAAACACACCCTAAATGATCATAAATCTTGTCAGGGGTTCTTTACTTGGCCGTAATTTCCCAAAGTTCGCCAAAAACCTGTTTTACCAATTACCACTGGAAAAATATAAGACCAGACGAAATTTACCGATATTCACATAAatagtttaaatttgaacaattttgacaAATTTAGATGAATTATAAATTCATTTAGAAAATCTCAAGCGATATTCAATCGGTATTTTTTCTAGAAATCGGATACCAGCAGTCACTACCTCTGAGGCTCTGACCGTATTCACATCTTCCGTCTCTTCTAGATAAAAAATTACAGTCGGTCAATGCGTGTGAACTCTGTCTCTGATTCTTCCAGTCTTTCTTTATGACCGAGAACTGTTACTTTCCTGGACGCCAAAAAAGAAGGTATTTTTCTTCCACCGGCGAAGAACAATTCTTCCCGTGCAAGAAGAGAGTAGCTTGGAATCCTTGGATGGGATTCAGAGTCTGATGCGTTTGTCCACCCGAGTCGAGACGACGAAGAATCCAGGAAGGAAATCTGTTTCCAAGTGGAGAGTTTCCAAGAGTTTGGAGTTCGTGTGGAGGCCGGCCGGCAGGTGGCAGCCCGCCTACTCCCCAACAGAACCGCTGCTACCCCGCGCCGCGGCCATAAATAACCTCCAACCCGCACCCCGCGCCCACGCCGCCTCCCTCCCTTCCGAGCTCCATCGATTCATCCGTCCAGACCTCCAGCCGCCCGGCCAGGTGAGAATCGATTCCTAACCCCGCCCAAGAttcgtcgacttcttcttcaacctcatcctcctcttcttgggGACTCACATTCTTCTTCTTGGTCTGTTAGCCCGCCCCCTGTCCAGTCGGAGGAGCAGCAGATGGGAATCCTGTCGCTCATCACCGGCAAGCCGGGCGCCAGCGGGTTCGGCTCCGCATCCACCGCCGAGCAGGTCACCGCCGGCGTCGACGCATCCGCGCTCACCGTCCTCGTCACCGGTAAGACCAGCATTCCAACACCACCCCATGTCCCCATCTCTGCATCTTCTCCCGCCCGCCTCGCGTGCGCGCCTCACGGAGGAGGGATCTTTTCTTTTGGGTGCTTCCCTCGGCTACACGGAGGAAATCTGGATGCTTTGCATTGTAACGATGATTGCTTCCTCCCTGTCTTGGCCCACCCTGAATTTACTGTCTTGTCTGTCGCTAGCAGCCACGGCGACAGTGCTGCTACCTGCCTAGAATTAACGGTCATACTATATTGGATTTTGCATCTGAGCAATCGACACAGGAGAATTATAGCAGCCACAGCGACAGTGCCCCTACTAAATTAGCCCAAGCAGCCACAGTGTCCGCAAGTTCATACTGCAATTCTCCGCAAAAAATACtgacttttctgtttttttttttaaacttttCGACGTTACGAGCCTGGATCCCCTTTTTTATGTGGGGAGCATGGATTTGCTTTTGGCTTTTGGGGACGGAATTGTGTGGCTTTGAATCAATTCTGGAAAAGTTTGAAGTTTGGTCTCTTGTCTGTTAGCCATCTCTTTACAAGAACCAACCAAATATCCATACCTGTTTTTTCTTCAGATGAACATTTTTTTGGTGGATTCAGGTTTTTTGGTGGTATAAACCAGCCCCTGGACAGCCAGTATCTCACCAATAATAACGACACAAATTTGGTATTACAGCTTGTTTTCTCAAGTAGTAGTACAAAAAAATTATCTTGATGGGACTGAAATTTATGAATAGGGAGGAACATACTTTTTTGTTGCTATTTTTATCTCTCTAAGCTTATTACTGCGACTTCAAGAGACAAGTCATATCCTTCCTGTCATGATGGCAATCTTCGTCGGTCCTTTTCATGGCGCTCTACTCTTTTGAAGCTGCAATTTTTACATCATATGGTGAAATTCACGATATCTATGAATTGTGACGTTGTGACACTATTTGTGCATTTACTGATAACCAAGTCTGGTTAAGTTTATGCTCCCTGAGCTGTTCATCATTGAGAGCCAACAACAATGCCACTAACTTTTCTCTGAGCTGTTTTCGCATTTATTGAGAACCATGCCGCTAGCTTTTTTCCATGGATTGTGCTTTTTAACAGCTTTTGCTACAAGTTCTTTTACAACAGTAAAAATTTAAGATCTACTCATGTTTTACTCAAAGCTGGAATTCTGTTATCTTCCAGGAGGATCTAGTGGCATTGGTCTAGAGACCTCGAGAGTCTTTGCCCTGAGAGGAGCCCATGTCATCATCGCCGCAAGGAACACAGAGGCTGCATCAGAGGCAAGAAAGCGCATCACAGAGAAAAACCCAACAGCCCGTGTCGATGTTCTCAAGCTTGACCTTAGCTCCCTCAAGTCTGTCAGGGCCTTTGCGGACCAGTTCAACTCGATGAATCTTCCTCTCAACATCTTGATGTACGTATAACTCCTTTATCCCTTATGATACTTACCATGGTTTTAAATCGACCGCTTTAGGCGCGTAGGTGTATATCAGTACAATTCATTGGCAGCACTACCGGCATTTTACTGAATCGACCTGTCCAAAATCCTTCTGTTCTGCAGAAACAATGCAGGTGTCATGTTCTGTCCTTTCCAACTGTCTGAAGATGAGGTTGAGATGCAGTTTGCCACCAATCATCTCGGTACCGTCTATAACTGTCAGCAACACTTGAAACAGATGATATCCATGCCAAATATCCTGATGTAACATGTTTTCACTCCTTATGCTCAATCAGGTCACTTTCTGCtgaccaacctcctccttgataACATGAAAACAACTGCTAAATCTACGGGTATTGAGGGTCGCATTGTGAACTTGGCCTCAGTCGCCCACCTTCATACATATCCAAAGGGGATTCAGTTTGATCAACTCAATGACAAGAAAATGTATGAGTTCTCAtggttcttttgaagaaaataatacTATTCATTCAACTGTTGCTAATATGATTTTGTATTGCCAGATACAATGACAAAATGGCCTATGGACAATCTAAGCTTGCAAACATACTGCATGCGAAAGAGCTCTCTAGACGACTCAAGGTATCAATTTGTCCTATTTTTCGACCTCTTGTCTTTAATTTTTTATTCAGAAGAAAGGAGCATGAAGACGTAGCGCATTTTGTCTATCGTGATCATAATGCTTTTTCCCCTCTTACACTGTTAAGATAAGAAGTGTGGATCATCATTTGCAAGTACCAACCAGTAAAAACTTACAAATGTTAACTTCAAATCTTGATGAACTGTGTTGATTATTCAAATGTCAGAGATTACCTAGGCTATATCCCTGCTTATCTTATTTGTATTGCTAAAACTGTTATCAACTACCCGTTTAGTAGCTTTCGACCAGGACAATGTTTATTATTATTAGACCTATTTGTATGTAAACACTCAACCCCCTGCTAATGTTCCATTCTGATGTACCATAAATTATGTTGCTGAAACAGGAGGAAGGAGCTAACATCACAGTTAACTGCGTTCATCCTGGATTGATCATGACCAATTTGATGAGGCACTCCTTTGCTCTCATGAGTATGCTCTCAATCTCATTTTTCCTTGTGAATCTCTCTCTGAAATATCAACCTCTTGCCATGCCCATCCCAGTTACAGGGACCGTTCCTTCATCTCTCCACCGCTTTTTgaaacttttttttttatttcgcTTGCAGAGGCAATCCAAGTAGTCACCTACATGTTTTGGAAGAATGTGCCCCAGGTTTTTCCCTCTTCTTGTCGTTGATAAAATTCTTTTTACTAACAAAATAAATGACTTTAACTGTCATTTATTAAGAGTCTTCATCATGTTGCCATTCCTTCTGAACTcaacttttctaaaaaaaaagacgttttctgctgtttttttttcAGGGAGCAGCAACTACTTGCTATGTAGGGCTGAGCCCTCAGCTGAAGGGAGTGACAGGCAAATACTTTGCTGActgcaatgaggagaagacgagcaAACTGGCCAAGAGCGACGCCCTGGCACAACAACTCTGGGAAGTCAGCGAAGAGCTTGTCAGATCTGCCCAATGAGAGCTCGAAGCAGGCTCGGAAAAGGTGTATTTTTCCGGATACCGTCGAGTTTGTGGTACAGATGATTGGTTTGGTTAGTATgtagcagcagcagtagcagcaagTAGGATGAACCTGTCACTTGGTGAACCAATATTAGTAGTTCACGAATAAATTTGCGTGCTTTATTTGCGTCGAGGCTAAGATCAGCCTGTGTTCTTGTTAATATTTATCCTATATGTTTATTAATTGTTTCGGATCAGATTATTGGAACTATTTCCAGATTCCAGATTGATTTTGCAAAAACCTTTTTGGTGTCACATATACATACCAAACAGGTGATGAAATATTTAGGAAGGGTTATCTGTGCTTTGCTAGCTCTAAACACTTCAGATTTATGTTATGCCTGAACTTTTTCAGTGTCACATATACATATGCTGATGATTTTTTTGAGGATTTGGTGGGAGAGCATAGCAGG contains:
- the LOC124660906 gene encoding short-chain dehydrogenase TIC 32 B, chloroplastic-like encodes the protein MGILSLITGKPGASGFGSASTAEQVTAGVDASALTVLVTGGSSGIGLETSRVFALRGAHVIIAARNTEAASEARKRITEKNPTARVDVLKLDLSSLKSVRAFADQFNSMNLPLNILINNAGVMFCPFQLSEDEVEMQFATNHLGHFLLTNLLLDNMKTTAKSTGIEGRIVNLASVAHLHTYPKGIQFDQLNDKKIYNDKMAYGQSKLANILHAKELSRRLKEEGANITVNCVHPGLIMTNLMRHSFALMKAIQVVTYMFWKNVPQGAATTCYVGLSPQLKGVTGKYFADCNEEKTSKLAKSDALAQQLWEVSEELVRSAQ